The following proteins are encoded in a genomic region of uncultured Ilyobacter sp.:
- the sulP gene encoding sulfate permease — translation MMNLGHFQPKLFKIMFKEGYSKEQFLKDINAGVVVGIIALPLSIALAIASGVKPEQGLYTAIVAGFLISFFSGSRVQIGGPTGAFVVVLSQIVAQYGYDGLAVAGIMAGIILILMGFLGMGTIIKYIPYPVTVGFTTGIALVIFSGQIKDFLGIRAEGLPSEFHEKIYFYINNLHNINYSAAVIGLIAILIIIFFPKVNKKIPGSLVAVIVTTLLVKYMNIPVETIGSNFGEVPNTLRLPSVPSVDLATVKNLIQPAISIAILAGIESLLSAVVSDGMIGGKHNSNMELVGQGIANIVSPIFGGIPATGAIARTATNIKNGGRTPVAGIVHAITLMLIMLFFGKFSAMIPMATLAAILIVVSYNMSELAYFIKLFKSPKSDVSVLITTFLLTVFIDLTVAIEIGMVLSAFLFMKRMADVTGGNFVTDEFIGEENDSLFDKSEIPKGIEVYEIQGAFFFGAADKFTEILSDINYAPEVLILRMREVSVIDATGLRALEHLVKKCQHQDTALVLSGVKAGLIGYLKKSGIFDLIGEEKIFSDYDISLDFAKDMINKQVKLKLS, via the coding sequence ATGATGAATTTAGGGCACTTTCAACCAAAGCTCTTTAAAATCATGTTTAAAGAAGGATATTCAAAGGAACAATTCTTAAAAGACATCAATGCCGGAGTGGTAGTGGGAATAATAGCACTTCCACTGTCTATAGCTCTCGCCATAGCATCAGGGGTAAAACCAGAACAGGGCCTCTATACGGCCATTGTTGCAGGTTTTCTAATATCGTTTTTCAGCGGCAGCAGGGTTCAGATCGGAGGGCCTACAGGAGCCTTTGTAGTAGTCCTTTCTCAGATTGTGGCCCAGTATGGATATGATGGACTTGCTGTTGCCGGGATAATGGCTGGAATCATTCTTATTTTGATGGGTTTTCTAGGTATGGGTACCATCATAAAGTACATTCCTTATCCAGTTACAGTTGGATTTACAACAGGTATAGCCCTTGTTATTTTTTCAGGCCAGATAAAGGATTTCCTAGGAATAAGGGCAGAGGGTTTGCCAAGCGAGTTTCATGAAAAAATCTATTTCTACATTAACAACCTTCACAACATAAATTATTCAGCTGCCGTCATCGGTCTTATTGCAATTTTAATAATAATTTTTTTCCCGAAAGTAAATAAAAAAATTCCTGGTTCTCTGGTGGCTGTCATTGTGACAACCCTTTTAGTCAAGTATATGAATATTCCTGTGGAAACCATCGGAAGTAATTTTGGAGAGGTACCAAACACGCTTAGGCTTCCGTCTGTTCCATCAGTTGACCTTGCCACAGTGAAAAACCTGATACAGCCGGCAATATCCATAGCAATCCTTGCAGGAATAGAGTCACTTTTATCTGCAGTAGTTTCTGACGGTATGATAGGGGGAAAACATAACTCAAATATGGAGCTAGTAGGCCAGGGGATAGCCAACATAGTTTCTCCTATATTTGGAGGAATCCCAGCAACTGGAGCAATAGCAAGAACTGCCACAAATATTAAAAACGGCGGAAGAACCCCTGTTGCTGGAATAGTCCATGCAATAACCCTCATGCTTATAATGCTATTTTTCGGTAAGTTTTCTGCCATGATTCCCATGGCAACTCTTGCAGCAATTTTGATTGTTGTTTCTTACAATATGAGTGAACTTGCGTATTTTATAAAACTATTTAAAAGCCCCAAAAGTGACGTATCGGTACTTATAACAACCTTTCTTCTGACGGTGTTTATCGATCTGACAGTGGCCATAGAGATAGGTATGGTTCTTTCTGCCTTCTTATTTATGAAGAGAATGGCAGATGTCACAGGAGGGAATTTTGTCACAGATGAGTTTATAGGAGAGGAAAATGACAGCTTGTTTGATAAGAGTGAAATCCCTAAGGGTATAGAGGTCTATGAGATACAGGGAGCTTTTTTCTTTGGAGCAGCAGACAAGTTTACAGAGATACTCTCTGATATAAATTATGCCCCAGAGGTTCTGATCTTAAGAATGAGAGAAGTCAGTGTAATAGATGCAACAGGTTTGAGAGCCTTAGAACATCTTGTAAAAAAATGCCAGCATCAGGATACAGCCTTAGTTTTATCAGGGGTAAAAGCCGGACTCATAGGCTACTTAAAAAAATCCGGAATCTTTGACCTTATCGGAGAGGAAAAAATATTTTCAGATTATGACATTTCCCTTGACTTTGCAAAAGATATGATCAATAAACAGGTAAAATTAAAACTTTCCTGA
- a CDS encoding diguanylate cyclase, translating to MYGKENMEKGILKEQNNIFKTLGILAVVIILLTRFFIVEPRLRDFRHELDSLEVTRVESIFSKDINTLKRNLSTHSIWFDLHKAVSDKDIKFLKNYFDPTYLTIFKLDYIGFFDLSKKEIWSVKNSRHYFETGEFIDNMSDSLIKLKWNDNFKDYKSIDLISYNGKSYIYGVHHILDNIHNKAPAGYLFFLREIDSKYIDELSEGTGFDFTFVPLKDIEKPKNERRPPPPKKFGFRPDPGIDRTIFIPFYGYDNNLIFAVDLKLNDPIPHNKTLMHLTEAILVAVIVSMVLLTNLRIRTIIRPIINLHKHIENISDLSGLKPLVHKNKKNEIDSVIHSFNKMIKILEKRDLELKNQNCVLADMVYIDTLTGVGSRRLLQNKIPEDFRDAAEKGELISIAMIDVDHFKLYNDTYGHIQGDTVLMKIGEMLKSTFYNSDFIMRYGGEEFMIFSRGEAAHEINRFINEFVINLRNEKIEHSKGIGGIVTASVGICSVIPDINDDLEEFIKLADLKLYRAKETGRNKIISYKKR from the coding sequence ATGTACGGAAAGGAAAACATGGAAAAGGGAATATTAAAAGAGCAAAATAATATCTTCAAAACCCTTGGCATACTGGCAGTAGTAATTATTTTACTTACAAGGTTTTTCATCGTAGAGCCTAGGCTAAGGGATTTTAGACATGAACTTGACAGTCTCGAAGTTACTCGGGTGGAATCTATTTTCTCAAAAGATATAAATACTTTAAAACGTAATTTAAGCACCCATTCTATTTGGTTTGACCTTCACAAGGCAGTGTCAGATAAAGACATAAAATTTTTAAAAAATTATTTTGATCCAACTTATCTCACGATTTTCAAACTGGACTATATCGGTTTTTTCGATCTTTCAAAGAAAGAAATCTGGTCGGTGAAAAATTCTAGACATTATTTTGAAACAGGTGAGTTTATAGATAATATGTCGGATAGTTTGATCAAGCTCAAATGGAATGATAATTTCAAAGATTACAAAAGCATTGATCTCATAAGCTATAATGGTAAAAGCTACATCTACGGAGTTCACCACATACTAGACAATATACACAATAAAGCCCCTGCAGGATATCTCTTTTTTCTCAGGGAGATAGACAGCAAGTATATTGATGAGTTATCAGAGGGAACTGGATTTGATTTCACTTTTGTACCATTAAAAGACATTGAAAAGCCTAAAAATGAAAGACGGCCTCCGCCACCTAAAAAATTTGGGTTTAGGCCCGATCCTGGGATTGACAGGACAATTTTTATACCTTTTTACGGATACGATAACAATTTGATTTTTGCAGTAGATTTAAAATTAAATGATCCAATACCACATAATAAGACTCTTATGCATCTCACAGAAGCTATTCTCGTGGCTGTTATAGTGTCGATGGTGTTGCTTACAAATCTAAGAATAAGAACCATAATCAGACCGATTATTAATCTTCACAAGCACATAGAAAACATCAGCGACCTGTCTGGCCTCAAACCATTGGTTCACAAAAATAAAAAAAATGAGATAGACTCAGTAATTCACTCTTTCAATAAAATGATTAAAATACTGGAAAAAAGAGACCTTGAGTTAAAAAATCAAAATTGTGTTCTCGCCGACATGGTATATATCGATACCCTCACCGGTGTGGGATCGAGAAGACTTCTCCAGAATAAGATACCAGAAGACTTTAGGGATGCTGCAGAAAAAGGTGAACTTATATCCATTGCCATGATAGATGTAGACCATTTCAAGCTGTATAATGATACCTATGGACATATACAGGGAGATACTGTCCTAATGAAAATTGGAGAAATGTTAAAATCTACCTTTTATAACTCAGATTTCATAATGAGGTATGGGGGAGAGGAGTTTATGATATTCTCAAGAGGAGAGGCGGCTCATGAAATAAACAGATTCATAAATGAATTTGTAATAAATCTCAGAAATGAAAAAATTGAGCATTCAAAGGGTATAGGCGGTATCGTCACTGCCAGTGTAGGTATATGCAGTGTAATACCAGATATA